One genomic window of Cyprinus carpio isolate SPL01 chromosome A23, ASM1834038v1, whole genome shotgun sequence includes the following:
- the raf1a gene encoding raf-1 proto-oncogene, serine/threonine kinase a isoform X1, with the protein MEQLQGAWRSITNGLGMKESVFESSCVSPVIQGLPCQQRSSDNSKTSRTIRVFLPNQQRTVVNVRPGMTLHSCLIKALKVRGLQPECCAVFSLHPEKRSKKSRMDWNTDSTSLIGEELLVEVLDHVPLTTHNFVRKTFLKLAFCDICQKFLLNGFRCQTCGYKFHEHCSTKVPTMCVDWTNIRQLLLFPTPGESGTPSLPALTSRRMRESLTRIPSSSVHSHSNPHVFSFSSAYPPSGATLSQRLRSTSTPNVCTTVAVDSSQIEPDTSPISWCHQQFCLKRRDAIRIHDSASSSPDQSPTGWKQPNIPTPAQRERAPSLNPQEKVKIRPRDKRDSSYYWEIEANEVVLQNRIGSGSFGTVHKGKWHGDVAVKILKVTNPTPEQFEAFRNEVAVLRKTRHVNILLFMGYMTKDNLAIVTQWCEGSSLYKHLHVQETNFQMFQLIDIARQTAQGMDYLHAKNIIHRDMKSNNIFLHEGLTVKIGDFGLATVKARWSGSQQVEQTSGSILWMAPEVIRMQDCNPYSFQSDVYSFGIVLFELMTGELPYSQIANRDQIIYMVGRGYLSPDLSKLYKSCPKAMKRLVADCIKKSKDERPLFPQILSSIELLQHSLPKINRSASEPSLHRASQTEDINSFTLTSMKLPVF; encoded by the exons ATGGAGCAGCTTCAGGGAGCATGGAGATCCATCACCAACGGTCTGGGAATGAAGGAGTCTGTGTTTGAGAGCTCATGTGTGTCTCCTGTGATCCAAGGATTGCCATGTCAGCAGCGCTCCTCAGACAACTCCAAGACCAGCCGCACCATCCGAGTCTTCCTACCCAACCAGCAGCGGACCGTG GTGAATGTGCGGCCAGGCATGACGCTGCACAGCTGTCTGATCAAAGCGCTGAAGGTTCGAGGGCTCCAGCCAGAGTGTTGCGCTGTCTTCAGTCTCCATCCGGAAAAGAGAAG CAAGAAGTCTCGTATGGACTGGAACACAGACTCTACCTCACTCATTGGGGAGGAACTTCTAGTGGAGGTTTTGGACCATGTTCCCTTAACTACACACAATTTT gttagaaaaacatttctgaaattagCTTTCTGCGACATATGCCAGAAGTTCCTGTTAAATGGTTTCCGTTGCCAAACATGTGGCTACAAGTTCCATGAGCACTGCAGCACAAAAGTGCCCACAATGTGTGTCGACTGGACTAACATCAGACAACTGCT ATTGTTTCCGACTCCGGGTGAGAGTGGGACTCCATCTCTTCCTGCACTTACATCTCGGAGAATGAGGGAATCCCTGACGAGGATCCCTAGCAG CTCTGTGCACAGTCATTCAAACCCTCACGTCTTCAGTTTCTCCAGTGCTTACCCCCCCTCTGGAGCAACTCTGTCACAGAGACTGCGGTCCACCTCCACACCCAATGTCTGCACCACAGTAGCTGTCGACAGCAGCCAGATTGAG CCAGACACATCTCCGATCTCCTGGTGCCATCAGCAGTTTTGTCTGAAGAGAAGA GACGCCATACGTATTCACGATTCAG CTAGCAGTTCTCCGGATCAGAGTCCTACAGGCTGGAAACAGCCCAATATACCCACCCCGGCCCAGAGAGAGCGGGCTCCGTCCCTGAACCCTCAGGAGAAGGTTAAAATT CGGCCAAGGGATAAGAGAGACTCCAGCTATTACTGGGAGATTGAAGCTAATGAGGTAGTGCTGCAGAACAGGATCGGCTCGGGCTCTTTTGGAACCGTACACAAAGGGAAATGGCATG GTGATGTGGCTGTGAAGATATTAAAAGTCACCAACCCGACACCGGAGCAGTTTGAAGCCTTCCGCAATGAGGTGGCAGTTCTTCG GAAAACCAGACATGTCAACATCCTGTTGTTCATGGGCTACATGACAAAAGACAATCTTGCGATTGTAACGCAGTGGTGTGAAGGCAGCAGTCTCTACAAACACCTCCATGTGCAAGAGACCAACTTCCAGATGTTTCAGCTGATAGATATTGCCAGACAGACCGCTCAAGGCATGGA tTATCTACATGCAAAAAACATCATCCACCGTGACATGAAATCAAACA ACATCTTCTTACATGAAGGCCTGACAGTGAAGATCGGAGACTTTGGGCTGGCCACAGTGAAGGCCAGGTGGAGTGGTTCTCAACAGGTTGAACAAACATCGGGATCTATTTTATGGATG GCACCTGAGGTGATCCGAATGCAGGACTGCAACCCGTACAGCTTCCAATCTGATGTGTATTCTTTTGGCATTGTGCTGTTTGAATTAATGACCGGGGAGCTGCCCTACTCACAGATAGCAAACCGAGATCAG ATCATCTACATGGTTGGTCGAGGATATCTGTCTCCAGACCTCAGTAAGCTCTATAAGAGTTGTCCTAAAGCCATGAAGAGACTGGTGGCTGACTGTATCAAGAAGTCCAAGGACGAGAGGCCCCTTTTCCCCCAG ATTCTGTCCTCCATTGAGCTCCTGCAGCATTCGCTGCCCAAAATCAACCGCAGCGCCTCTGAACCTTCGCTGCACAGAGCGTCACAGACTGAAGACATCAACTCCTTCACACTCACCTCCATGAAGCTGCCCGTCTTCTAG
- the raf1a gene encoding raf-1 proto-oncogene, serine/threonine kinase a isoform X4, with the protein MEQLQGAWRSITNGLGMKESVFESSCVSPVIQGLPCQQRSSDNSKTSRTIRVFLPNQQRTVVNVRPGMTLHSCLIKALKVRGLQPECCAVFSLHPEKRSKKSRMDWNTDSTSLIGEELLVEVLDHVPLTTHNFVRKTFLKLAFCDICQKFLLNGFRCQTCGYKFHEHCSTKVPTMCVDWTNIRQLLLFPTPGESGTPSLPALTSRRMRESLTRIPSSFSSAYPPSGATLSQRLRSTSTPNVCTTVAVDSSQIEDAIRIHDSASSSPDQSPTGWKQPNIPTPAQRERAPSLNPQEKVKIRPRDKRDSSYYWEIEANEVVLQNRIGSGSFGTVHKGKWHGDVAVKILKVTNPTPEQFEAFRNEVAVLRKTRHVNILLFMGYMTKDNLAIVTQWCEGSSLYKHLHVQETNFQMFQLIDIARQTAQGMDYLHAKNIIHRDMKSNNIFLHEGLTVKIGDFGLATVKARWSGSQQVEQTSGSILWMAPEVIRMQDCNPYSFQSDVYSFGIVLFELMTGELPYSQIANRDQIIYMVGRGYLSPDLSKLYKSCPKAMKRLVADCIKKSKDERPLFPQILSSIELLQHSLPKINRSASEPSLHRASQTEDINSFTLTSMKLPVF; encoded by the exons ATGGAGCAGCTTCAGGGAGCATGGAGATCCATCACCAACGGTCTGGGAATGAAGGAGTCTGTGTTTGAGAGCTCATGTGTGTCTCCTGTGATCCAAGGATTGCCATGTCAGCAGCGCTCCTCAGACAACTCCAAGACCAGCCGCACCATCCGAGTCTTCCTACCCAACCAGCAGCGGACCGTG GTGAATGTGCGGCCAGGCATGACGCTGCACAGCTGTCTGATCAAAGCGCTGAAGGTTCGAGGGCTCCAGCCAGAGTGTTGCGCTGTCTTCAGTCTCCATCCGGAAAAGAGAAG CAAGAAGTCTCGTATGGACTGGAACACAGACTCTACCTCACTCATTGGGGAGGAACTTCTAGTGGAGGTTTTGGACCATGTTCCCTTAACTACACACAATTTT gttagaaaaacatttctgaaattagCTTTCTGCGACATATGCCAGAAGTTCCTGTTAAATGGTTTCCGTTGCCAAACATGTGGCTACAAGTTCCATGAGCACTGCAGCACAAAAGTGCCCACAATGTGTGTCGACTGGACTAACATCAGACAACTGCT ATTGTTTCCGACTCCGGGTGAGAGTGGGACTCCATCTCTTCCTGCACTTACATCTCGGAGAATGAGGGAATCCCTGACGAGGATCCCTAGCAG TTTCTCCAGTGCTTACCCCCCCTCTGGAGCAACTCTGTCACAGAGACTGCGGTCCACCTCCACACCCAATGTCTGCACCACAGTAGCTGTCGACAGCAGCCAGATTGAG GACGCCATACGTATTCACGATTCAG CTAGCAGTTCTCCGGATCAGAGTCCTACAGGCTGGAAACAGCCCAATATACCCACCCCGGCCCAGAGAGAGCGGGCTCCGTCCCTGAACCCTCAGGAGAAGGTTAAAATT CGGCCAAGGGATAAGAGAGACTCCAGCTATTACTGGGAGATTGAAGCTAATGAGGTAGTGCTGCAGAACAGGATCGGCTCGGGCTCTTTTGGAACCGTACACAAAGGGAAATGGCATG GTGATGTGGCTGTGAAGATATTAAAAGTCACCAACCCGACACCGGAGCAGTTTGAAGCCTTCCGCAATGAGGTGGCAGTTCTTCG GAAAACCAGACATGTCAACATCCTGTTGTTCATGGGCTACATGACAAAAGACAATCTTGCGATTGTAACGCAGTGGTGTGAAGGCAGCAGTCTCTACAAACACCTCCATGTGCAAGAGACCAACTTCCAGATGTTTCAGCTGATAGATATTGCCAGACAGACCGCTCAAGGCATGGA tTATCTACATGCAAAAAACATCATCCACCGTGACATGAAATCAAACA ACATCTTCTTACATGAAGGCCTGACAGTGAAGATCGGAGACTTTGGGCTGGCCACAGTGAAGGCCAGGTGGAGTGGTTCTCAACAGGTTGAACAAACATCGGGATCTATTTTATGGATG GCACCTGAGGTGATCCGAATGCAGGACTGCAACCCGTACAGCTTCCAATCTGATGTGTATTCTTTTGGCATTGTGCTGTTTGAATTAATGACCGGGGAGCTGCCCTACTCACAGATAGCAAACCGAGATCAG ATCATCTACATGGTTGGTCGAGGATATCTGTCTCCAGACCTCAGTAAGCTCTATAAGAGTTGTCCTAAAGCCATGAAGAGACTGGTGGCTGACTGTATCAAGAAGTCCAAGGACGAGAGGCCCCTTTTCCCCCAG ATTCTGTCCTCCATTGAGCTCCTGCAGCATTCGCTGCCCAAAATCAACCGCAGCGCCTCTGAACCTTCGCTGCACAGAGCGTCACAGACTGAAGACATCAACTCCTTCACACTCACCTCCATGAAGCTGCCCGTCTTCTAG
- the raf1a gene encoding raf-1 proto-oncogene, serine/threonine kinase a isoform X2, with amino-acid sequence MEQLQGAWRSITNGLGMKESVFESSCVSPVIQGLPCQQRSSDNSKTSRTIRVFLPNQQRTVVNVRPGMTLHSCLIKALKVRGLQPECCAVFSLHPEKRSKKSRMDWNTDSTSLIGEELLVEVLDHVPLTTHNFVRKTFLKLAFCDICQKFLLNGFRCQTCGYKFHEHCSTKVPTMCVDWTNIRQLLLFPTPGESGTPSLPALTSRRMRESLTRIPSSFSSAYPPSGATLSQRLRSTSTPNVCTTVAVDSSQIEPDTSPISWCHQQFCLKRRDAIRIHDSASSSPDQSPTGWKQPNIPTPAQRERAPSLNPQEKVKIRPRDKRDSSYYWEIEANEVVLQNRIGSGSFGTVHKGKWHGDVAVKILKVTNPTPEQFEAFRNEVAVLRKTRHVNILLFMGYMTKDNLAIVTQWCEGSSLYKHLHVQETNFQMFQLIDIARQTAQGMDYLHAKNIIHRDMKSNNIFLHEGLTVKIGDFGLATVKARWSGSQQVEQTSGSILWMAPEVIRMQDCNPYSFQSDVYSFGIVLFELMTGELPYSQIANRDQIIYMVGRGYLSPDLSKLYKSCPKAMKRLVADCIKKSKDERPLFPQILSSIELLQHSLPKINRSASEPSLHRASQTEDINSFTLTSMKLPVF; translated from the exons ATGGAGCAGCTTCAGGGAGCATGGAGATCCATCACCAACGGTCTGGGAATGAAGGAGTCTGTGTTTGAGAGCTCATGTGTGTCTCCTGTGATCCAAGGATTGCCATGTCAGCAGCGCTCCTCAGACAACTCCAAGACCAGCCGCACCATCCGAGTCTTCCTACCCAACCAGCAGCGGACCGTG GTGAATGTGCGGCCAGGCATGACGCTGCACAGCTGTCTGATCAAAGCGCTGAAGGTTCGAGGGCTCCAGCCAGAGTGTTGCGCTGTCTTCAGTCTCCATCCGGAAAAGAGAAG CAAGAAGTCTCGTATGGACTGGAACACAGACTCTACCTCACTCATTGGGGAGGAACTTCTAGTGGAGGTTTTGGACCATGTTCCCTTAACTACACACAATTTT gttagaaaaacatttctgaaattagCTTTCTGCGACATATGCCAGAAGTTCCTGTTAAATGGTTTCCGTTGCCAAACATGTGGCTACAAGTTCCATGAGCACTGCAGCACAAAAGTGCCCACAATGTGTGTCGACTGGACTAACATCAGACAACTGCT ATTGTTTCCGACTCCGGGTGAGAGTGGGACTCCATCTCTTCCTGCACTTACATCTCGGAGAATGAGGGAATCCCTGACGAGGATCCCTAGCAG TTTCTCCAGTGCTTACCCCCCCTCTGGAGCAACTCTGTCACAGAGACTGCGGTCCACCTCCACACCCAATGTCTGCACCACAGTAGCTGTCGACAGCAGCCAGATTGAG CCAGACACATCTCCGATCTCCTGGTGCCATCAGCAGTTTTGTCTGAAGAGAAGA GACGCCATACGTATTCACGATTCAG CTAGCAGTTCTCCGGATCAGAGTCCTACAGGCTGGAAACAGCCCAATATACCCACCCCGGCCCAGAGAGAGCGGGCTCCGTCCCTGAACCCTCAGGAGAAGGTTAAAATT CGGCCAAGGGATAAGAGAGACTCCAGCTATTACTGGGAGATTGAAGCTAATGAGGTAGTGCTGCAGAACAGGATCGGCTCGGGCTCTTTTGGAACCGTACACAAAGGGAAATGGCATG GTGATGTGGCTGTGAAGATATTAAAAGTCACCAACCCGACACCGGAGCAGTTTGAAGCCTTCCGCAATGAGGTGGCAGTTCTTCG GAAAACCAGACATGTCAACATCCTGTTGTTCATGGGCTACATGACAAAAGACAATCTTGCGATTGTAACGCAGTGGTGTGAAGGCAGCAGTCTCTACAAACACCTCCATGTGCAAGAGACCAACTTCCAGATGTTTCAGCTGATAGATATTGCCAGACAGACCGCTCAAGGCATGGA tTATCTACATGCAAAAAACATCATCCACCGTGACATGAAATCAAACA ACATCTTCTTACATGAAGGCCTGACAGTGAAGATCGGAGACTTTGGGCTGGCCACAGTGAAGGCCAGGTGGAGTGGTTCTCAACAGGTTGAACAAACATCGGGATCTATTTTATGGATG GCACCTGAGGTGATCCGAATGCAGGACTGCAACCCGTACAGCTTCCAATCTGATGTGTATTCTTTTGGCATTGTGCTGTTTGAATTAATGACCGGGGAGCTGCCCTACTCACAGATAGCAAACCGAGATCAG ATCATCTACATGGTTGGTCGAGGATATCTGTCTCCAGACCTCAGTAAGCTCTATAAGAGTTGTCCTAAAGCCATGAAGAGACTGGTGGCTGACTGTATCAAGAAGTCCAAGGACGAGAGGCCCCTTTTCCCCCAG ATTCTGTCCTCCATTGAGCTCCTGCAGCATTCGCTGCCCAAAATCAACCGCAGCGCCTCTGAACCTTCGCTGCACAGAGCGTCACAGACTGAAGACATCAACTCCTTCACACTCACCTCCATGAAGCTGCCCGTCTTCTAG
- the raf1a gene encoding raf-1 proto-oncogene, serine/threonine kinase a isoform X3, translating to MEQLQGAWRSITNGLGMKESVFESSCVSPVIQGLPCQQRSSDNSKTSRTIRVFLPNQQRTVVNVRPGMTLHSCLIKALKVRGLQPECCAVFSLHPEKRSKKSRMDWNTDSTSLIGEELLVEVLDHVPLTTHNFVRKTFLKLAFCDICQKFLLNGFRCQTCGYKFHEHCSTKVPTMCVDWTNIRQLLLFPTPGESGTPSLPALTSRRMRESLTRIPSSSVHSHSNPHVFSFSSAYPPSGATLSQRLRSTSTPNVCTTVAVDSSQIEDAIRIHDSASSSPDQSPTGWKQPNIPTPAQRERAPSLNPQEKVKIRPRDKRDSSYYWEIEANEVVLQNRIGSGSFGTVHKGKWHGDVAVKILKVTNPTPEQFEAFRNEVAVLRKTRHVNILLFMGYMTKDNLAIVTQWCEGSSLYKHLHVQETNFQMFQLIDIARQTAQGMDYLHAKNIIHRDMKSNNIFLHEGLTVKIGDFGLATVKARWSGSQQVEQTSGSILWMAPEVIRMQDCNPYSFQSDVYSFGIVLFELMTGELPYSQIANRDQIIYMVGRGYLSPDLSKLYKSCPKAMKRLVADCIKKSKDERPLFPQILSSIELLQHSLPKINRSASEPSLHRASQTEDINSFTLTSMKLPVF from the exons ATGGAGCAGCTTCAGGGAGCATGGAGATCCATCACCAACGGTCTGGGAATGAAGGAGTCTGTGTTTGAGAGCTCATGTGTGTCTCCTGTGATCCAAGGATTGCCATGTCAGCAGCGCTCCTCAGACAACTCCAAGACCAGCCGCACCATCCGAGTCTTCCTACCCAACCAGCAGCGGACCGTG GTGAATGTGCGGCCAGGCATGACGCTGCACAGCTGTCTGATCAAAGCGCTGAAGGTTCGAGGGCTCCAGCCAGAGTGTTGCGCTGTCTTCAGTCTCCATCCGGAAAAGAGAAG CAAGAAGTCTCGTATGGACTGGAACACAGACTCTACCTCACTCATTGGGGAGGAACTTCTAGTGGAGGTTTTGGACCATGTTCCCTTAACTACACACAATTTT gttagaaaaacatttctgaaattagCTTTCTGCGACATATGCCAGAAGTTCCTGTTAAATGGTTTCCGTTGCCAAACATGTGGCTACAAGTTCCATGAGCACTGCAGCACAAAAGTGCCCACAATGTGTGTCGACTGGACTAACATCAGACAACTGCT ATTGTTTCCGACTCCGGGTGAGAGTGGGACTCCATCTCTTCCTGCACTTACATCTCGGAGAATGAGGGAATCCCTGACGAGGATCCCTAGCAG CTCTGTGCACAGTCATTCAAACCCTCACGTCTTCAGTTTCTCCAGTGCTTACCCCCCCTCTGGAGCAACTCTGTCACAGAGACTGCGGTCCACCTCCACACCCAATGTCTGCACCACAGTAGCTGTCGACAGCAGCCAGATTGAG GACGCCATACGTATTCACGATTCAG CTAGCAGTTCTCCGGATCAGAGTCCTACAGGCTGGAAACAGCCCAATATACCCACCCCGGCCCAGAGAGAGCGGGCTCCGTCCCTGAACCCTCAGGAGAAGGTTAAAATT CGGCCAAGGGATAAGAGAGACTCCAGCTATTACTGGGAGATTGAAGCTAATGAGGTAGTGCTGCAGAACAGGATCGGCTCGGGCTCTTTTGGAACCGTACACAAAGGGAAATGGCATG GTGATGTGGCTGTGAAGATATTAAAAGTCACCAACCCGACACCGGAGCAGTTTGAAGCCTTCCGCAATGAGGTGGCAGTTCTTCG GAAAACCAGACATGTCAACATCCTGTTGTTCATGGGCTACATGACAAAAGACAATCTTGCGATTGTAACGCAGTGGTGTGAAGGCAGCAGTCTCTACAAACACCTCCATGTGCAAGAGACCAACTTCCAGATGTTTCAGCTGATAGATATTGCCAGACAGACCGCTCAAGGCATGGA tTATCTACATGCAAAAAACATCATCCACCGTGACATGAAATCAAACA ACATCTTCTTACATGAAGGCCTGACAGTGAAGATCGGAGACTTTGGGCTGGCCACAGTGAAGGCCAGGTGGAGTGGTTCTCAACAGGTTGAACAAACATCGGGATCTATTTTATGGATG GCACCTGAGGTGATCCGAATGCAGGACTGCAACCCGTACAGCTTCCAATCTGATGTGTATTCTTTTGGCATTGTGCTGTTTGAATTAATGACCGGGGAGCTGCCCTACTCACAGATAGCAAACCGAGATCAG ATCATCTACATGGTTGGTCGAGGATATCTGTCTCCAGACCTCAGTAAGCTCTATAAGAGTTGTCCTAAAGCCATGAAGAGACTGGTGGCTGACTGTATCAAGAAGTCCAAGGACGAGAGGCCCCTTTTCCCCCAG ATTCTGTCCTCCATTGAGCTCCTGCAGCATTCGCTGCCCAAAATCAACCGCAGCGCCTCTGAACCTTCGCTGCACAGAGCGTCACAGACTGAAGACATCAACTCCTTCACACTCACCTCCATGAAGCTGCCCGTCTTCTAG